One window from the genome of Thermus sediminis encodes:
- the lpdA gene encoding dihydrolipoyl dehydrogenase — protein sequence MYDLLVVGAGPGGYVAAIRAAQLGMRVGVVEKERALGGTCLRVGCIPSKALLETSERIYEVRKGLLGARVQGLEVDLPALLAHKDKVVQANTQGIEFLFKKNGIARHLGRARFLSERKVLVEETGEELSARYILIATGSAPLLPPWAQVDGERVVTSTEALSFPEVPERLLVVGGGVIGLELGVVWHRLGAEVIVLEYTDRILPTMDAELSRAAAKVFGKEGLKIRTGVRVKAVFPEAKGARVELEGGEVLEADRVLLAVGRRPYTEGLGLENAGLAADEGGRIPVDGHLRTRIPHIYAVGDVVRGPMLAHKASEEGIAAVEHMAKGFGHVDYQAIPSVVYTHPEVAGVGYTEEELKAQGIPYKVGRFPYSASGRARAMGETEGFIKVLAHSKTDRILGVHGIGARVGDVLAEAALAIFFKASAEDVARAPHHHPSLSEILKEAALAAWERPIHL from the coding sequence GTGTACGACCTCCTCGTTGTTGGAGCGGGCCCAGGGGGGTACGTGGCCGCCATAAGGGCGGCCCAGCTGGGGATGCGGGTGGGGGTGGTGGAGAAGGAGCGGGCCCTGGGGGGGACCTGCCTCAGGGTGGGGTGCATCCCCTCCAAGGCCCTCCTGGAGACCAGCGAGCGCATCTACGAGGTGAGGAAGGGCCTCCTTGGGGCCAGGGTCCAGGGGCTGGAGGTGGACCTTCCTGCCCTCCTCGCCCACAAGGACAAGGTGGTCCAGGCCAACACCCAGGGGATTGAGTTCCTCTTCAAGAAAAACGGCATCGCCCGCCACCTGGGCAGGGCCCGCTTCCTCTCGGAGAGGAAGGTCCTGGTGGAGGAAACGGGGGAGGAGCTTTCCGCCCGCTACATCCTCATCGCCACCGGCTCCGCCCCCCTCCTCCCCCCCTGGGCCCAGGTGGACGGGGAAAGGGTGGTGACCTCCACCGAGGCCCTAAGCTTCCCCGAGGTGCCGGAAAGGCTCCTCGTGGTGGGGGGCGGGGTCATCGGCCTCGAGCTCGGCGTGGTCTGGCACCGCCTGGGGGCGGAGGTCATCGTCCTGGAGTACACGGACCGCATCCTGCCCACCATGGACGCAGAGCTTTCCCGGGCGGCGGCGAAGGTCTTCGGGAAGGAGGGCCTGAAGATCCGGACCGGGGTGCGGGTGAAGGCGGTCTTTCCGGAGGCCAAGGGGGCCCGGGTGGAGCTCGAGGGGGGGGAGGTCTTGGAGGCAGACCGGGTCCTCCTAGCTGTGGGAAGGAGACCCTACACCGAGGGGCTCGGGCTAGAGAATGCGGGGCTCGCCGCCGACGAGGGGGGCCGGATCCCCGTGGACGGGCACCTGAGGACCCGCATCCCCCACATCTACGCCGTGGGGGACGTGGTCCGGGGCCCCATGCTGGCCCACAAGGCCAGCGAGGAAGGCATCGCCGCGGTGGAGCACATGGCGAAGGGCTTCGGCCACGTGGACTACCAGGCCATCCCCAGCGTGGTCTACACCCACCCGGAGGTGGCCGGCGTAGGGTATACGGAGGAGGAGCTCAAAGCCCAGGGCATCCCCTACAAGGTGGGGAGGTTCCCCTACTCGGCCAGTGGCCGCGCCCGGGCCATGGGGGAGACGGAAGGGTTTATTAAGGTCCTGGCCCACTCCAAGACCGACCGCATCCTGGGGGTCCACGGGATCGGGGCCCGGGTGGGGGACGTCCTAGCGGAGGCTGCTTTGGCCATCTTCTTCAAGGCAAGCGCCGAGGACGTGGCCCGCGCTCCCCACCACCACCCCTCCCTCTCGGAGATCCTCAAGGAGGCCGCCCTGGCGGCGTGGGAGAGGCCCATCCACCTCTAG
- a CDS encoding S8 family serine peptidase produces MRRYLWTLALLGLLGACNQNALRPPQTPNPTLASSENLTYIQNEVVVAYQDESALQEAIRRLAAREIARIPELRAALLRVPGDALEASRALRGIPGVRYAEPHLAMVLAPKDDPVVQRRASGEGLAPLGNPPDQIFDQLPQYALDPRHLNARPAWDLGFFGEGVIVAIIDDPADVTHPDLAANWAGLAYDPVTGTTYTRASDWTAFIQELGAASIYHGTFVASAVSAAKDGQGIVGLAPRAKFLPVAIFQPNYVGDFFTARGVVWAVNHGAQILNNSWGGLGYGNLVKEAFDYALANGVVVVASAGNSYKDEVRTPAGYPGIIASVAADGNRNKTNFSTYGRHVSSAAPGLDVLLANPTWLGGGYGLISGTSFSGPYTAAAAALVKGACPDATPFQVRRALETTTWERTFTREKGWGHLNAGNLAVEILARGCSALPDKGSVVRIKVEYQNPDGIFPGLLADVILRGRGLRPGDPTDPTPIYWAKTDGNGEAWFYEIAPGTYDIYVAGADLAVTGGLPEERGTFVGTLVARPGSSLAQPDFKWVRLLATQP; encoded by the coding sequence ATGAGGAGGTATCTCTGGACCCTGGCCCTTCTAGGCCTTTTGGGGGCGTGCAACCAAAACGCCCTCCGGCCTCCCCAAACCCCTAACCCCACGCTGGCCTCGAGCGAGAACCTCACCTACATCCAGAACGAGGTGGTGGTGGCCTACCAGGACGAGTCCGCCCTGCAGGAGGCCATCCGCAGGCTGGCGGCCAGGGAGATCGCCCGCATCCCCGAGCTTCGCGCTGCCCTCCTTCGGGTGCCCGGGGATGCCCTCGAGGCCAGCCGGGCCCTGAGAGGGATCCCTGGAGTCCGCTACGCCGAGCCCCACCTGGCCATGGTCCTGGCGCCCAAGGACGATCCCGTGGTGCAGAGGCGGGCTTCCGGAGAGGGGCTAGCCCCTCTGGGCAACCCTCCCGACCAGATCTTTGACCAACTGCCCCAGTACGCCCTAGACCCCCGCCACCTCAACGCCAGGCCTGCTTGGGACTTGGGCTTCTTCGGGGAAGGGGTGATTGTGGCCATCATTGACGACCCCGCTGACGTCACCCACCCCGACCTGGCCGCCAACTGGGCAGGCCTGGCCTACGATCCGGTCACGGGCACCACCTACACCCGGGCCTCCGACTGGACGGCCTTCATCCAGGAGCTCGGCGCCGCTAGCATCTACCACGGCACTTTCGTGGCCTCCGCGGTGAGCGCTGCCAAGGACGGCCAGGGCATCGTGGGCCTCGCCCCCAGGGCCAAGTTCCTCCCGGTGGCCATCTTCCAACCCAACTACGTGGGGGATTTCTTCACCGCACGGGGTGTCGTTTGGGCAGTGAACCACGGGGCCCAGATCCTCAACAACTCCTGGGGCGGGCTGGGCTACGGGAACCTGGTCAAAGAGGCCTTTGACTACGCCCTGGCCAACGGGGTGGTGGTGGTGGCCAGCGCCGGCAACTCCTACAAGGACGAGGTGCGCACCCCCGCGGGCTATCCAGGCATCATCGCCTCCGTGGCCGCCGACGGCAACCGCAACAAGACGAACTTCTCCACCTACGGCCGCCACGTGTCCAGCGCCGCCCCTGGCCTTGACGTTCTCCTGGCCAACCCCACCTGGCTTGGGGGCGGGTACGGCCTCATCTCCGGCACCTCCTTCTCCGGCCCCTACACCGCTGCCGCTGCCGCCTTGGTGAAGGGAGCCTGCCCCGATGCCACCCCCTTCCAGGTGCGCCGAGCGCTGGAAACCACCACCTGGGAGAGGACCTTTACCCGGGAGAAGGGCTGGGGCCACCTGAACGCCGGCAACCTGGCCGTGGAGATCCTGGCTCGAGGGTGCTCTGCCCTGCCCGACAAGGGCTCGGTGGTGAGGATCAAGGTGGAGTACCAGAACCCCGATGGCATCTTCCCCGGCCTCCTGGCGGACGTGATCCTTCGGGGCAGGGGCCTTCGCCCCGGAGACCCCACCGACCCCACCCCCATCTACTGGGCCAAGACGGATGGGAACGGGGAGGCCTGGTTCTACGAGATCGCCCCGGGCACCTACGACATCTACGTGGCCGGGGCGGACCTCGCCGTAACCGGTGGCCTTCCCGAGGAGCGGGGCACCTTCGTGGGCACCCTGGTGGCCAGGCCTGGTTCCAGCCTAGCCCAACCAGACTTTAAGTGGGTGCGCCTCCTGGCCACCCAACCCTAG
- a CDS encoding carboxypeptidase-like regulatory domain-containing protein has protein sequence MRRAWILAPLALAVLAACSRPPDFTLSLSPTSLTVQQGGSNQTTLTLTPQGGFTGPVNLSLVDRNGNPVSGITLSPTSLNVTGTSPVTQTLTINVATNVDADTYNLRVRASSGNIARTAGLTLTVTGPIGTETLSGMVVSENAGGPVAGSRVQLFRGTTLVASTTTDAQGAFTFANIVPGTYRLEVRKPGMAGSAVEGVRVPGMSFVRIIQMPAFDASASTTPPTLIITRDGNQPLEGGTYTNTIPFRVQVDTTKGLVRPMRLIYVALGRTPGAAFISNTPTSSRAIFAELEDTGNQSLSGTAVAGLGSASGEEVFLEVVAYDFNRNRRHYILPLTFVNTSVAQNNTVSAPTDVAATAITLTEAVGFFQVGAPLSLTVPLARGQVGEMRLDPNAVPEGSNLYVEVRWCYTATAVPFAFEIERSQDGQNWTRVGLVGGAQSASCPANPFNRPFFFRDVSPDLTPGETYYYRVVARGANREESAPSSTTPLPPFFAPLLSPADEAKGVSKTPDFTIGHPQLSVGADGAAYNLVLWDTLTGDGVTWQTLAGSLLFVEFGTGDEGNEVPQGEALVYGFPGGSFTVFTDTTDPNGPNTVPVDLAQGTFTLPYNFDGYAQLPQLQSLRTYAWQLFVSYAYRYNPDEGYRVSAYSVQTWPSSTSFIRISRPGTQVFDFTTEE, from the coding sequence ATGAGGAGAGCCTGGATCTTGGCGCCACTGGCCCTTGCGGTCCTCGCAGCTTGCTCCCGTCCCCCTGACTTCACCCTCTCCCTCTCCCCCACAAGCCTCACCGTGCAGCAGGGCGGCAGCAACCAAACCACCCTGACCCTCACCCCCCAGGGCGGCTTCACCGGCCCAGTGAACCTGAGCCTGGTGGACAGAAACGGGAACCCAGTCTCCGGAATCACCCTCTCCCCCACCAGCCTGAACGTAACCGGCACCAGCCCCGTGACCCAGACCCTCACAATTAACGTGGCTACGAATGTAGATGCTGACACGTATAACCTACGGGTCCGGGCCAGCTCGGGAAACATCGCCAGGACAGCGGGCCTCACCCTTACGGTCACCGGTCCTATAGGCACGGAAACCCTCTCCGGGATGGTGGTCAGTGAGAACGCCGGTGGCCCAGTGGCCGGCAGCCGGGTCCAGCTCTTCCGGGGAACTACCCTGGTGGCCTCCACCACCACGGACGCCCAGGGCGCCTTCACCTTTGCCAACATCGTGCCCGGCACCTACCGGTTGGAGGTCCGCAAACCCGGCATGGCCGGCAGTGCCGTGGAGGGGGTAAGGGTGCCGGGGATGAGCTTTGTGCGCATCATCCAGATGCCCGCCTTTGACGCCAGCGCTAGCACCACCCCACCTACCCTCATCATCACCCGGGACGGTAACCAGCCCTTGGAAGGGGGCACCTACACCAACACCATCCCCTTCCGCGTCCAGGTGGACACCACCAAAGGCTTGGTTAGGCCCATGCGCCTCATCTACGTGGCCTTGGGCCGCACCCCGGGCGCGGCCTTCATCAGCAACACGCCCACCTCCTCCCGTGCGATCTTTGCCGAATTGGAGGACACAGGTAATCAGAGCCTTTCGGGTACGGCCGTGGCCGGTCTGGGAAGCGCTAGCGGCGAGGAGGTGTTCCTAGAGGTAGTGGCCTACGATTTCAACAGGAACCGTCGCCACTACATTCTGCCCCTCACCTTTGTGAACACCTCTGTCGCCCAAAACAACACGGTTTCCGCCCCCACGGACGTGGCGGCCACAGCCATTACCCTCACCGAGGCCGTGGGCTTTTTCCAGGTGGGGGCTCCACTCAGCCTGACCGTGCCCCTGGCCAGGGGGCAGGTGGGGGAGATGCGCCTGGACCCCAACGCCGTGCCCGAGGGCAGCAACCTCTATGTGGAGGTGCGCTGGTGCTACACGGCCACAGCCGTTCCCTTCGCCTTTGAGATTGAGCGCTCCCAAGATGGCCAGAACTGGACCCGGGTGGGCCTTGTGGGCGGCGCTCAGAGCGCAAGCTGCCCCGCCAACCCCTTCAACCGGCCCTTCTTCTTCCGGGATGTCTCCCCCGACCTCACCCCCGGCGAGACCTACTACTACCGGGTGGTGGCCCGGGGCGCCAACCGAGAGGAAAGCGCGCCCAGCTCCACCACGCCCCTGCCTCCCTTCTTCGCCCCTCTCCTCAGCCCCGCCGACGAGGCCAAGGGCGTTTCCAAAACGCCGGACTTCACCATCGGCCACCCCCAGCTGAGCGTGGGGGCCGACGGCGCCGCCTACAACCTGGTCCTCTGGGACACCCTGACCGGGGATGGCGTGACCTGGCAAACCCTAGCGGGCTCCCTCCTCTTCGTGGAGTTCGGCACCGGAGACGAAGGAAACGAGGTGCCTCAAGGAGAGGCCCTGGTATATGGCTTCCCGGGAGGGAGCTTTACGGTCTTCACGGACACCACAGATCCCAATGGGCCCAACACGGTGCCCGTGGACCTTGCCCAGGGCACCTTCACCCTGCCCTACAACTTTGATGGCTACGCCCAGCTTCCTCAGCTCCAGAGCCTTCGCACCTACGCTTGGCAACTCTTTGTGAGCTACGCCTACAGGTACAACCCCGACGAGGGCTATCGGGTTTCGGCTTACAGTGTCCAGACCTGGCCCAGCTCCACCTCCTTCATTCGCATATCCCGCCCTGGAACCCAGGTCTTTGACTTCACCACGGAGGAGTGA
- the argH gene encoding argininosuccinate lyase translates to MSQRTWGGRFGEGPDALAAQFNASLPFDGALWREELWQNRVHARMLHRVGLLAEEELAAILKGLDQIEGEIEAGTFPWREELEDVHMNLEARLIELIGPPGGKLHTARSRNDQVATDLRLFLRAALDELLDLLLALRRVLVGEAERHLEPLHVLPGYTHLQRAQPVLLSHWFLAYYEMLGRDAERLGDARERLNESPLGAAALAGTGFPIDRHFTARELGFRAPMRNSLDAVASRDFALEVLSALNIGQLHLSRLAEELILYSTEEFGFVEVPDAFATGSSIMPQKKNPDILELIRAKAGRVLGALVALSTVVKGLPLAYNKDLQEDKEPLLDALATYRDSLRLLIALLPGLKWNREGMWRAAEGGFALATELADYLAEKGLPFREAHHVVGRLVRRLSQEGRVLKDLTLEELRAHHPLFAEDALPLLRLETAIGRRRSFGGTAPEAVRERLLEAKKEVGLG, encoded by the coding sequence ATGAGCCAGAGGACCTGGGGCGGCCGCTTCGGGGAGGGGCCCGATGCCTTGGCGGCCCAGTTCAACGCCTCCCTCCCCTTTGACGGGGCCCTTTGGCGGGAGGAACTCTGGCAGAACCGGGTCCACGCCCGGATGCTCCACCGGGTGGGCCTCCTCGCGGAGGAGGAGCTTGCAGCCATCTTGAAGGGCCTGGACCAGATCGAGGGGGAGATAGAGGCGGGCACCTTCCCCTGGCGGGAGGAGCTGGAGGACGTGCACATGAACCTCGAGGCCCGCCTCATAGAGCTCATCGGCCCCCCAGGGGGGAAGCTCCACACCGCCCGGAGCCGCAACGACCAGGTGGCTACCGACCTGAGGCTTTTCCTCCGGGCCGCCTTGGACGAGCTTCTGGACCTCCTCCTTGCCCTGCGCCGGGTCCTGGTAGGGGAGGCGGAGAGGCACCTGGAGCCCCTCCACGTCCTCCCCGGCTACACCCACCTGCAGCGGGCCCAGCCCGTCCTCCTTTCCCACTGGTTTTTGGCCTACTACGAGATGCTAGGGCGGGATGCGGAAAGGCTAGGGGACGCCCGGGAACGCCTGAACGAGAGCCCCCTGGGGGCGGCCGCCCTCGCGGGGACGGGCTTCCCCATTGACCGCCACTTCACCGCCCGGGAGCTAGGCTTCAGGGCCCCCATGCGGAACTCCCTGGACGCGGTGGCCTCCCGGGACTTCGCCCTCGAGGTCCTTTCCGCCCTCAACATCGGCCAGCTGCACCTAAGCCGCCTCGCCGAGGAGCTCATCCTCTATAGCACCGAGGAGTTCGGCTTCGTGGAGGTGCCGGACGCCTTCGCCACCGGGTCTTCCATCATGCCCCAGAAGAAGAACCCGGACATCCTGGAGCTCATCCGGGCCAAGGCGGGGAGGGTTTTGGGGGCCTTGGTGGCCCTCTCCACCGTGGTCAAGGGGCTTCCCCTGGCCTACAACAAGGACCTGCAGGAGGACAAGGAGCCCCTCCTGGACGCCCTGGCCACCTACCGGGATAGCCTCAGGCTCCTCATCGCCCTGCTCCCAGGGCTTAAGTGGAACCGGGAGGGGATGTGGCGGGCGGCGGAGGGGGGGTTTGCCCTGGCCACGGAGCTCGCCGACTACCTTGCGGAGAAGGGCCTTCCCTTCCGGGAGGCCCACCATGTGGTGGGGCGGCTGGTGAGGAGGCTTTCCCAGGAAGGGCGGGTGCTGAAGGACCTCACCCTGGAGGAGCTTAGGGCCCACCACCCCCTCTTCGCCGAGGACGCCCTTCCCCTCCTCCGCCTGGAAACAGCCATTGGCAGGCGGCGCTCCTTTGGGGGCACGGCCCCGGAGGCGGTGCGGGAAAGGCTTTTGGAGGCCAAGAAGGAGGTGGGCCTTGGTTGA
- a CDS encoding N-acetyltransferase, which translates to MVEPVNLSLSPVVLPEVRREAGVELRKARLSDVDAIYWLIRYWAEKGLMLVRSHSHLYENIRDFQVLEDEDGKIVGTVALHVLWRDLAEIRGLAVHPMRQGQGLGRWLVLGAEREARDLGLPRVFAWTLQVNFFRALGYRVTTREALPPKVWSECNACPFYENCREIAVIKGLSPGAFGG; encoded by the coding sequence TTGGTTGAACCCGTGAACCTTTCCCTTTCCCCCGTGGTCCTGCCCGAGGTGCGGCGGGAGGCGGGGGTGGAGCTCCGAAAGGCGAGGCTTAGCGATGTGGACGCCATCTACTGGCTCATCCGCTACTGGGCGGAAAAGGGCCTCATGCTGGTGCGGAGCCACAGCCACCTCTACGAGAACATCCGGGACTTCCAGGTCCTGGAGGACGAGGACGGAAAGATCGTGGGCACCGTGGCCCTCCACGTCCTCTGGCGGGACCTGGCGGAGATAAGGGGCCTGGCCGTCCACCCCATGCGCCAGGGCCAGGGGCTGGGGCGGTGGCTGGTCCTAGGGGCCGAAAGGGAGGCCCGGGACCTGGGCCTCCCCCGGGTCTTCGCCTGGACCCTGCAGGTGAACTTCTTCCGGGCCCTGGGCTACCGGGTGACCACCCGGGAGGCCCTGCCCCCCAAGGTGTGGAGCGAGTGCAACGCCTGCCCCTTCTACGAGAACTGCCGGGAGATCGCCGTCATCAAGGGGCTTTCCCCGGGGGCCTTTGGGGGCTAG
- a CDS encoding argininosuccinate synthase, with protein MRIVLAYSGGLDTSIILKWLKETYQAEVIAFTADIGQGEEVEEAREKALRTGASKAIALDLKEEFVQDFVFPMMRAGALYEGYYLLGTAIARPLIAKYLVRIAEEEEAEAIAHGATGKGNDQVRFELTAYALKPNIRVIAPWREWGFRGRQEMIAYAEAHGIPVPVTQEKPYSMDANLLHISYEGGVLEDPWAEPPKGMFRMTLDPEEAPDTPEYVEVAFHEGDPVAVNGERLSPAALLQRLNEIGGRHAVGRVDLVENRFVGMKSRGVYETPGGTILYHARRAVESLTLDREVLHQRDILSPRYAELVYYGFWYAPEREALQAYMDHVAKGVTGVARLKLYKGNVYVVGRRAERSLYQRDLVSFDELGTYDQKDAEGFIRIQALRLRVRALVEGR; from the coding sequence ATGAGGATCGTCTTGGCGTACTCCGGCGGGCTGGACACCAGCATCATCCTCAAGTGGCTTAAGGAGACCTATCAGGCCGAGGTCATCGCCTTCACTGCGGACATCGGCCAAGGGGAGGAGGTGGAGGAGGCCCGGGAAAAGGCCCTAAGGACCGGGGCCTCCAAGGCCATCGCCCTGGACCTAAAGGAGGAGTTCGTCCAGGACTTCGTCTTCCCCATGATGCGGGCTGGGGCCCTCTACGAGGGCTACTACCTCCTGGGCACCGCCATCGCCCGGCCCCTCATCGCCAAGTACCTGGTGAGGATCGCCGAGGAGGAGGAGGCGGAGGCCATCGCCCACGGGGCCACGGGCAAGGGCAACGACCAGGTGCGCTTTGAGCTCACCGCCTACGCCCTGAAGCCCAACATCCGGGTCATCGCCCCCTGGCGGGAGTGGGGCTTCAGGGGAAGGCAGGAGATGATCGCCTACGCCGAGGCCCACGGCATCCCCGTGCCCGTGACCCAGGAGAAGCCCTACTCCATGGACGCCAACCTCCTGCATATTTCCTACGAAGGCGGGGTCCTCGAGGACCCCTGGGCCGAGCCGCCAAAGGGGATGTTCCGCATGACCCTAGACCCCGAGGAGGCCCCCGACACCCCCGAGTACGTGGAGGTGGCGTTCCATGAGGGGGACCCGGTGGCGGTGAACGGGGAGAGGCTTTCCCCGGCGGCTCTGTTGCAAAGGCTCAACGAGATCGGGGGGCGGCACGCGGTGGGCCGGGTGGACCTGGTGGAGAACCGCTTCGTGGGCATGAAGTCCCGGGGGGTTTACGAGACCCCGGGGGGGACGATCCTCTACCACGCCCGGCGGGCGGTGGAGAGCCTCACCCTGGACCGGGAGGTCCTCCACCAGCGGGACATCCTCTCCCCCAGGTACGCGGAGCTCGTCTACTACGGCTTCTGGTATGCCCCGGAAAGGGAGGCCCTCCAGGCCTACATGGACCACGTGGCCAAAGGGGTCACCGGCGTGGCCCGGCTCAAGCTCTACAAGGGGAACGTCTACGTGGTGGGGAGGAGGGCGGAGCGAAGCCTCTACCAGAGGGACCTGGTCTCCTTCGACGAGCTTGGGACCTACGACCAGAAGGACGCCGAGGGCTTCATCCGGATCCAGGCCCTGCGCCTCAGGGTCCGGGCCCTGGTGGAGGGGCGATGA